From Deinococcus ruber, one genomic window encodes:
- a CDS encoding DUF1206 domain-containing protein, with amino-acid sequence AGSYLALAIAATVQLPTRGTGAQTRDWTAQLLHLPGGRILVGLIGVAVLAVAANELCLAVTASFMAEMDLSGPGQTRRTMVERVGRVGIAARAVVFAVIGWFFSKPPSVRSTAWMSAVRASAPRLPNAS; translated from the coding sequence GCCGGGTCGTACCTGGCCCTGGCGATCGCCGCGACCGTCCAACTGCCGACCCGCGGCACCGGCGCACAGACACGGGACTGGACCGCGCAGCTGCTGCACCTCCCCGGCGGGCGGATCCTGGTGGGGTTGATCGGCGTGGCGGTGCTGGCGGTGGCGGCCAATGAACTGTGCCTGGCAGTGACTGCGTCGTTCATGGCGGAGATGGACCTGTCCGGCCCCGGTCAGACGCGCCGGACGATGGTGGAGCGGGTCGGTCGGGTGGGCATCGCGGCACGGGCGGTGGTCTTCGCGGTGATCGGCTGGTTCTTCTCCAAGCCACCATCCGTCCGGTCAACGGCCTGGATGAGCGCCGTCCGGGCCTCAGCTCCGAGGTTGCCGAACGCCTCCTGA